GATGTAAACATACAGAGACAAATTCTGCTGAGTTTCagcaatgtaaatcaggagtcattccagtgtagggtgaccagatgtcccaattttttagggacagtcctgatttttgggtctttttcttatataggctcctattacccccaccccatgtcccgatttttcacatttgctgtctggtcaccctattccagTGATAGCTCTCcccctctctgtgtgtgtctggtcaccctattccagTGAtagctctctctccctctctctctctctctctctctctctctctctctctctctctctcgtgtgtgtgtgtgtgtgtgtgtgtgtgtgtgtgtgtgtgtgtgtgtgtgtgtgtgtgtgtgtgtgtgtgtgtgtgtgtgtgtgtgtgtgtgtgtgtgtgtgtgtgtgtgtgtgtgtgtggagcaacAGCCAAACAAACTTAAGACTGCCATCTAGTGGACGTTTATTTTGATCTATTAAATAATGAAGTTTGGTGGGCCACACTCGTCTCTCGTTTACACCAATGGAGCTCCAGTAAAGCCAGTGGGTAGAACTGAAAAGAGAATTTGTTCTAGGGTATTTATTTTGTGGTCAGTAAGTCCTgcggatttaaaaattgtcaatgaatAACAGATACAAACCATAAAGCAACCATCAGTACTGGATCTGAGTTCGCAATAGGGCAGAGGAACTAGCCAGGTTTTTACCAATATGCAGAATTATAATTTCATTTTGAAGTAAGGAAGCAAGCACTCCCTCATTTTAGAGAAGCATGATATGTGTTACTCCAGTAAAATTACTGAGTTCAGGAAGTGGATATGGAAAGGTATTCCTGCTAAACAACATGCAATGCAACAGATACCGATGAACCACACATCAATGACCACTGTGGCTACACTCTGGTCTTGTTAGAGCATCAACCTAGCAGGTGAAGAGACATTTTCTAAGGGAACAATAAATAAAAGAGAGAATGGTTTGATTAAACTATGTTTTGTAAGGGGCATCTACTAGATGCTGTCTTACCAATATTATGGGCAACTCTGTATgtgagaaaacagaaaataaagagtGGAGAAGAACTACAGGGTCAACAAATTATTCTTCCACTGAGACAGATAAGCTTTTGAAATTAAGTCAAAAGATAGCCACACGTTAAAATCTGGAAGAGGACAGATTCAACTGTCTTGCAAGAGTTCCTTCCCCTTCGCTCCTTGATAAAGTCTTCATTAACACATCCCATGCTGCTACTCTAAGCCATGAGATTtttgcagaaaaataaataaattcttacCTTGAAATTGTGGTTTAACTTCCCATGATTCTGATGCAAACCCACCAAAGATATATCCATCCAAGTCCTTTAAAACCAATATACAGGGACCCTTGTTTATGATTTGCCCACAGAGCTGTGAAAAACTTTCTCCGTGAACCCGAGAAGAAAACAAAAGCCTCCACTTGTGCTGTAGCTCCGAGGGCAGATGGGAGTTGATGTATATGATAGATGGGATGTCAAGAAGACTAACAAATCCACTTCCTTTGATGCCCTTGCACTTTGGAACCAAATTGACTATGTTGTTAGCCTGATCTGGGAGTGAATGCAGGACAAGGAGCCCCTGCCTGATGATAACACTGAGGAAAGTAGAGATCTGTGGCACTTGGAACACCCAGTTCGCAATGGTAGTTTGATCACACATGGCATCCATGAGAGGAGGTCCCGCGAGTTTCTTCCCATCTACACAATAAACACATTAACACAAGATAACTTGTACATTTCTCACAAGGGATCTGCAAAGCTGCTTATAGCATCCAAGTCTATATCTTCCCCTAAGTATATAATTACTTGCCTTCTAATTTTTTATGGTGGAAACACTTATTCACATTTGTTCATTATTTGAACAAATAATGAACGGCAAATGGAAGGAGCTAATACTGTCCGCAAGATTAAGTAAACATATGCGTTGGAAAGGGGCATAGCTCTTGGTAACTTGGGACATCCTCTAGCTGTGTTGGAAAGATGGTTGAGAAATATGAAGTCTCAGTTACAACGTCTCAGATGGCTTCTACAAGATGAAAGATCTAATACCATGGCATAGCAAAGCATAGTCTCGTTCATCCAACATAAGCAAAGACTGCCATAAAGGGATATAAATGCACCAAAACACCAATCAACTCTAAGCCAAGTAATTCTACAATGGTGACGAGGCCTAATGAGATAAAACACGTAGCTATAAATCTGCATGACTACAAATTAGATTGAATAGGGAATTCAAATCCAAACTGTTCCCAAATTCCATCAGGAAGGGTAGGTGGGTAATTAAAATCCCCAGATCTGAATTCAACCCTCTCATTTTGGTTCTTGATCTGAATTTCTAACTCCAGGTCAGAGAGCGCAAATATCTTGCAAGAACAGCTGATTCTGCAATACTTGCACCATTTTGACATAAATTTTTTCAGTATTTTCCTTACCTTCAAGTTTCAGTTCTGATAACAGCTGAGAAGCCAGAACCTTTACTCCACTGGTAGGATCTTGAGTCTTCCCCAGATTCCAGCCCTTCAGAAGATTCCTGTAGCTCAGTACATGAACTACAGAGGTGATCACATCCTCTGTGAACTTAAAGGGCATAACATTGCCATTACAACCTTAATtccatatttaaaagaaaattgccaAGAACACCGCAAAGCACCCCACAAGGGCATTAATCAGTGCTTATCGCAGTGATCTGGGTGACATGGACGTCGTTGCCATACGTAAATATTATGAATAACACCTGTCTGCTATAGTTAAATGTCATAAataatcataggtttcagagtagcagccgtgttagtctgtatccgcaaaaagaaaaggaggacttgtggcaccttagagactaacgaatttatttgagcatgtagctcacgaaagcttatgctcagataaataaTCATAGTTCACATTTGTTAAGCGCCTTTCCCCCAATGACATCAAATATAAATCTTAATTCTCAAACATCCTTCCATGGTATAGTAACTTTAACACATGGGTTAACTGAGAAGAAACAGAAGGTAAGAGAGTGTAATTTACAATCTAGCCCATATTGGGGGTGAAGTGGAGCTACACTGCCCCCAGAGGAACTTGGGGTGCTTGGGCTGCATCACCCCTTTTGTTTGTGCAGCTTGTTCTCCCTTTGGGCTATTCTACAGCCCCTTTGGGTGTATGAACCCTGAGTGTGCCTTGAGGGGGCAGTCTATATGCTCCTCCCAGTGCAGCCGCAGACTCTTGAGACAGGTtcacagggggcagagaggaaaaagCCTATGTACTTCCATCCCCACAGGACACCTGCACTACTGCCATAcgcaatctggccctaaaatgatttgcccaaggtcagagtGAGCAAGTGGCTAAgctaggaaaagaacccaggagtcctgaatcccagcccggtgctctaaccactacctccccaaaacatttaagaaaacaaaaacgaaaacacacacaaatgatcTTTTCCTTTACCTCTTGGATTTGTTTTCCCTTCACAGGCCCTTCGGTACTAGATATCATTCTCATTATTATGCTACTCTTCTCCTCTACGTTGCCTTTTAAAAGGGCTGACATAAAAATTATGAACTGCTCCTTAACAATCTGTTCACTTGACCCCGATGACTTCCCCGTCAGGTCAACACTTTTCATTCCACTGTATAGCCTAAAGGTCATTTGCTCCGGTAATGCTTCCTGGACATGGGCCTGTCAGAGAAAGAAGAGTTAAGGACAGATTTTTAACTAGGAAAAACAAGACTTCTATACGCCGCTAAAACAGTCCAGCTGATCTGTGCCTAGGTTTACTGGTTACGAACTGAATATCCCACTATCTAATATGTATTAGAGCAGGGATTGGAAACCTTTGGCACagggcccgccagggtaagccccctggcgggccgggccagtttgagggaagcagcgcgggccaagggatttgCTGGcccccacttcccacagcccccattggcctgggacggtgaaccgcagccagtgggagccgcgactGGCCGAACCTGagaacgcggcaggtaaacaaacctgcccagcccgccagggtgcttaccctggcgggccgtgggccaaaggttgccgatccctttATTAGGGTGAAACCTTCACAGAGGATCACTTCTCAAAGAGGCAGTCCCCATCTTCATCAACTACTTTATAGTATCTCCAAGGTTTCCAGTAGAATTTTGTAAGACCTTTAGTTACTTAGAACTTAATAAGCCAtaggttcaaaacaaacaaacggaaatacttcttcacacaacacacagtcaacccgtggaacttgttgccaggggatgttgtgaaggccaagagtataactgtggtaaaaaaagaattagaaaagttcatgtaggataggtccatcaattgctatttaGCCAAGATGGTAAGGGATACAACCacatgctctgggagtccctaaacctccaactgacagaagctaggactggaagacaggggatggatccctcaaaaatgccctgttctgttcattccctctgaagcatctggcataggccactctcagagacaggatgctggcctggatgaccattggtctgacccattatggtcgttcttatgtaaAGGCCAGGGTAATTTTATAGTAACTATCTTAAACTTGAACTTGTAAAAAGTTAAAAACAGTCAAGTGAAGGATTTCTGTAAGAAAACACCGTTTCAAAGATCCGTAGCTCAGTTAGTCAGAACAAAGTTCTGAATGTATTATGCCAGTTTAAGATGCTTCTTTTTGGAAATATAGCTCACAAATGCATTTAAAGAAATAGGTAAGTGAaatccccccctccacccattTTGCCTCTTAGAAACCAAATGCAGACAAGATAATTAACTCTGAAAAGTAACTACAATGCATGTATAGTAACTACCTgtagaagtttcagagtagcagccgtgttagtctgtattcgcaaaaagaaaaggagtacttgtggcaccttagagactaaccaatttatctgagcataagctttcgtgagctacagctcacttcatcggatgcatactgtggaatatacagtgggaagatttatatacatagagaacatgaaacaatgggtgttacctctcctgctggtaatagctcaccttaagtgatcactctggttacagtgtgtctggtaacacccattgtttcatgttctctatgtatataaatctccccactgtattttccactgaatgcatccgatgaagtgagctgtagctcacgaaagcttatgctcaaataaattggttagtctctaaggtgccacaagtattccttttctttttacctgtagAAGGATTTTTACTCTGCATAGCAATAGCCAAAATTCAATCAGTGGGCCAAATCTAGTTCACCTTATTCATGTAAAGAGTCCCACTGATGCTGGACAACAGAAATCAAAGTGACTTATCATGAGAGTAAGATTTGGATTACTGTCTAATTTCTATCCAGCTTAATACAATATATCATAGACATACAATATTAAAGGAGATCTCCGGCTCTTGACTTGAGAAGCTTTCATAGTATATAAAATAactaaaggattttaaaataaagtatacaAAATATATACATCACTGGAACAGAATGTGATTACATAGCataacacaggggtgggcaaactacagcccgcggacCACTTGCAGCCTGTGGGACATTTTttatctggccctcaagctccggCCAGGGGAGCGGGGCCAGGGGCTTGCCGCACTCCGGCTGGGGGAGCAAGACCAGGGGCTTGCCACGCTctgcccagagctcccagcccccacctcagTGATTAGCAGTTCATTTTGAGCACCATCTTCTGGGAAGATTCTTCTGGCACGCAAAACGCCACATTGCACAGGCCTGACTTCACCACCCCCACGCAGCAGCGTGCCAAATCCCCTCCCGGTTTCCTTTGGCTTCCTTTGGAGCCTCGAGTGGAGGGAAACCGTCAAGGGGCCGCAGATGCTCCCGTCCTAGCTTGGGGGCCTCCACATGTGGCACAGCTGCCTTGGTGTGACACTGCCAACAGGGCCCCTAGGAGTCCCTGGTACCGCCCTATGGATCCCTCCGTGCGCCACACCTCATGAGTCCTCTTGCCACACTGCGGCAACATCCCTTACTATATACAAACTTTTAACGAACACAACAGCGCAAACAAAACTCAAAGTACAACAGTAAGAACATTTTTGGGAGGAGGCTGGGGCATAAAGTTACAGGTGAGTTTACGCCTGCCTCTTCTTGTCCACATGGGTTCTGGGACAGAGTGCCATGGCTCAAAATTGTCAGAGGCACTGACACCCGACAAATCCAGGCTACAGAGAGGACCCAGTTTTTTTCACAGTGCATGCCATCTTGTAAAACAGCAGTTTGAAATAAGGGCAGCAGTTaggattttcttttccctttcaaaaatgagtgctacaaaaaaaagaaaagtggacAGTGAGCGTCGGGTTTTCAACAAAGAATggaatgcaaaatattttctcaCAAACGTGAACTCGAAGGCTGTATGCCTGATTTGTCAGGAGAGCATCGTGGTGTTCAAGGAGCACAATTTGAATCGCCATTTTTCAACGAAACATCCTAATTATGCCAGCAATTTAACAACTGAGGAAAGGGCGAGGAAAGCTGAGAAACTCATCATGAACTAAAAAGctcagcaaaatatttatttgcGACAAGCTGCAGTTCAGGAAGCCACTACAAAGGCACGTTATGTTCTGGCATTTAAAATCGCTAAACAAAATAAGCCTTTTGCTGAAGGGGAGTTTTTGAAAGAATGCATGGTTGACGTTTCTGGCATGCTGTGCCCGGACTACCAAAACAAATCTGAGAACATTAGTTTGTCATTATTCGCCGTGTAGAAGTGATTGATGAACATCTGGCTTCCGAGTTGAACAAGAAATCACAGGACTTTACGTTTGTTTTCATTAGCTCTCGATGACAGCACTGACATTAAGGACACGGCACAGCTACTGAGGAATTTCTCAGTACTTTGTCAGAGGAATTGATGAGAAATTTGAAATCACGGAGGAATTTTtatcaatggaatcaatgaaagGCACAACTAAGGGATCAGATTTATACGAGAGGGTGCCTGGGTGCCTTGAACATCTGAAGCTCCCCTGGAGTAAACTGGAAAATGTAACCACAGATGGATCACCAAATTTAACTGGGAAAAACGTAggacttttaaaaagaattcaggACAAAGTAAAAGAAGACTACCTTGATAAAGAGGTGATTTTTCTGCATTGTATTATACATCAGGAGGCCGTCTGCAAAAATGTCCTGGACATTGATCATGTTGTTCGCACAGTAGTGAAAATAGTGAACTACACAAGAGCGAGGGGACTTAATTATTGGCAATTCATTTCCCTTCTTGAAGACACTGATGCCGAACACCAGGACTTATTTTATCGTACAAATGTGGGCTGGCTCAGCCTGCGAAAGGTATTGCAGCAAGTGTGAGAGCTCAGAGATAAAATTCGTACTTTTCTGGAGAtgcaggggaaagaaaatgatTTCCCTGAATTAAAGAATTCACACTGGGTGTGTGACCTCACTTTTGGTGTGGATATCTTGGCACATTTAAATGAACTTAATGTAAACCTGCAAGGAAATAATGTGTTTGTACACAAATTGTATTCTAGTGTGACAGCTTTCAAAGCCAAGTTagtcttattttcaaaagaaattaagGACAAAGTGTTTGCTCACTTTCCAACAGTGAAATACTTGGAAATGTCACCAGAGCAGagagaaaattacagcaaaatttTGAGTGACTTGCATGGAGAATTTTCTCATCAATTCTCTGACTTTGAGAAGACAAAGAAGACACTGGAGCTGGTGTCATGCCCACTGTCACTTCACTACAAGAAAGCCCCACAAGAATTACAATTGCAGCTCACTGATCTCCAGTGCGATTCCACCTTGAAGGAAAAGTACAATTCAGAAAAACTGGAAGAGTTTTATGCCTCCTTGAGTGAAACAAAGTTCCCAAATATCCGCAAGGTGACACAGAAAATCCTTGTTTTGTTCAGTTCCACCTATGTGTGTGAACAAACATTTTCCCTGCTGAATTACAACAAATCTAGCTACAGATCCCAGTTAACTGACCAGCATCTCAGCTCAGTATTGCGGATTTCCACAACAAGAATGACACTGGCCTTTGATGCCATTGTAAAAAAGGGTGACCAGCTGCATTGTTCACATTAATCAAAGAGGGCGTGGAAAGGGGTTAAGTTTGGTTTAATTATTGTAATACATTGTTATGATGGTATATTTATAATAGTAAGTAAGGTTTTATGTTTACTtccactaaaatgtatctttattaaataacgtttatttgaatatctctgaattgttaatttcgtgagcgttcatggcccaccatataatttccatacccacatgcagccctcaggccaaaaagtttgcccacccctggcataaCACCTAAGGGAGAGTATGTAAAGCACTTCACATAATATGTTCAATACGTTGAGCCTAATTCAtccctcatttacactggtgtaaaagcagtcagagatcagaatcaggtcccttCAGTGCAGTGCCCTTTCTAGTAATCCCAGTGAAATAAATGGCTACACTCCTGCGGACATCAGTGGAAGCTGGACCACACGCTATATGTACAGCAAAGCCAGTATGAAGGGCTCAATAccactcccactgatgtcaatggtaaaactcccattgatttcagccgGATCAGAACTGGAACCCACAGTCTAAGGGCAGGtttacactactgcttaagtccatctaacttacgttgctcaggggtgtgaaaaagagacacacacaccgaGTGACGCAAGTTACAGCAACCCAAGCGCTATCCACACTGGcactatgccaacgggagaacgctttcctgtcagcatagagcatcttcaccagacgtgctacagtggcacagctgcactggtgcaccAGTGTAGAGCTTCTAGGTTAGCCCTGCCCTTAGATATTATAGCATAGTATATTGAGAGAGGGACTGACACCTAGGGTACTGGTACATAAAGAAGTTTTCTAAAAGTGCCATAGTATCTTAAAGTGAGACAAGTAGCAGGAACTTATGCCATGTCTACATGATGGGTGCTAGAGTGCACAGCTGCAGGGCTGCAGTATGCCACTATAGGGTGTAGTGTACACATGGATGGAAGGGGCTATTCCATTGATGTaggtcagtgtttcccaaacttgggatggtcgcttgttcagggaaagcccctggcggccggtacatcccttggcccgcgtagcttcccgcagcccccactggcctgcagcggcaaaccacagtcagtgggagccgcgatcggcctaACCTGCGGATGcaccaggtaaacaaaccggcccggcctgccaggggctttccctgaacaagcagtgtcccaagtttgggaaacactgatgcaggtaatccacttccccgaGCAGTGAGAACTAGctcgacagaagaatttttccattgacctagctgtgtctacaccaggagttgaGGGGCTTAATTACTCCACTAAGGAGTGTAAAATTTTTCCATCCTTGGGTGATGTATCTCGGTTGATGTAAATTTTAAGTGGAGACCAGGGCTTAGCTAAACATCTTACCTGAAGGCTGTCGCACCTTCACAGAGCAAAATTATTTGCTTCCCAGCTCCCTTCACCACCATTACTATTGCATTGTTTTGTCATACTGGTAGATATGACATTTATtagatttgaatttttttccaaaaggatgcctaataaacatttaaaataaatttacacCTATATTTGAATTTGGAATCCTTTTCTAGAATGGTATGAAGAGAACTAATTACATGGGCCATGGATCTCTTGAGAAGACACAAAATAGCAATGTCTATTGTATCCCTCACCATCTCCATTCATTATTACTATTTGTACTATGGTAACATCTAAAATCTTATTGTGCTAGGCAGTGTAAAAATGAAAAGTGAATAACAGTTGTTGTCCCGAACAGCTttggcacagatttttaaagaaagctaggtgcttttgaaaaatcacactGGGCATCTATCTACATTTTTAGGtgttaaatacttttaaaaagctgGCCCTTACAATCTAAGGGCAGATTTACACTTACAGCAGCGTGTAGAGAACAGACACTGCATACTCAGCTAGCATGAGTTTAAAGAGCTGGGTCCATGGTGAGGCACAGCTTAGGCGAGTAGAATAGAAGCATGCCAGAACCTGAGGGTAGATACTCTACACGGCTCTCTTCAGGCTCCAAGCACTGCatgccacatctacactgctattgttagcagtgtagtgtccctctggctcccctctgccagagccatTCCCCATAGCAGGGAAAGATTCTGGCCATGGGAAGATGCTCTGGCAgaggagaggcagtggggaaaggctccgggagcttcctgctgctggagactGCCCCATCTGTCTTCCCCCGGCAATGCCTTTCACTgctgcatgtagctacacattcCCTATATGTTGCCACCAGTGGACAAGGACTACACTGATAATATAGTCAAAAGGGTagctgggaaaacagaggcatAGAGAGGGGATGttacttgcccaagttcacagaGCAAgttaatggcagagctgggaagataAAGTAGGTCTCTTGGATCCCAGTTCAGTATCCTATCACTAAACCACATGCCCTTTTCACTGAGTTCTTATTTAACTGATCCTATTCTGTAGTGTATATTAAAACACACTTTTAATATTATTTCAGTTTAGACATTTGACTGCTGTCACACTAAAGTTATCAAAtgctacaaaaatatttttcctccttttacTTGATTAGAAAATTAATGCAAAGTTAATCACAGAGTGTAATATGTGTTAATTTGCTAAAACAGACAGCCATGGCTTAATCACGCAAAATTAAATGTTCTCACTTCAGTACAAGGGTGAAGATTAGTGGCTGCGAGTGTGGTCAAGAATGACATAACCAAACATAAATCTAATTATGTTACAACTTGCCAAGAAATTCTGTAAATTACAACATACGCATAAATTCTGGGTAAGAGAAATATTCTCTCCATTTGTTGGCTTCTGCAAAACATATTCATATTCGGGCTAAGATACATCAGAATCAGACCTGTTGTTTATTTAGTTGGGTGCAATTGTAGAGATATTGAGTACAAATAAACCTCAGTTATTAATAATCTTGAactgtaagaaaaaaaattaaatatgtctATCCCCCTCAAAAATAACTAATATGCAGTTAAAATGAAATAACACCTAAAATTAACTACCCATGAATCTCTATTTCTTCTCTAGAAAAATAGTCAATAAATTACATGACAGACATATTAAGCATGATAGGTTTTCTTGCCTTTAACATTGCCAGGGTCACAGCTTTTCTGGTAGCTTTTCCAGTCTTTAGTCCTCCCGATCCATCCGACCCAGATAAGGTATCAAATACTTCATCGATATCTGTCTTTTCCTCAGGAAGAAACCTTGAAAGGTGATTCTCATAGCAACTGCTTTCCACATTTCCCATCTTTTCAAAAAAGTGATGGAATCCTATgaggaagaagaaaggaaaaaagaaggaTAAAAGCCTGGGAAAAACAAGTAATTTGGGGGGGGAAAATACCTCAACACCGAATAGAAAAAACTCCTCACACATATGTGCAAGTTTTgtgaaggggatggggggaataaTCAAATTAGTCATAATATATCGCTGCTAGGACGCTGTGAAAGCAAAGATTGAAcacacttgaagaagaaaaatgtgaacattaaatatgattttaaaaaaatatacgtAGTGTAAGTTGCACACTGAACCCACCCTTTCTACCAATACAAACATCATTTGGGGCTTATCAAATGGAAAAACCAATATGATTTAATGATTAAATTAGCATCAACAGAGTTAATGTAAAACTGTCAGTTGGAACACATCAGGAAATGCAAGTGAAGAAGTTGGTTATGGAATCGTTTTGATGGATTATGCTATTTGTTTCTGATGGGTTTACGGGCTGAAGCCAGCTCTGCTAATAATACATGACAGGAAAAAAACCATCGGTCATAAGTAGGGTCTCACTGAAGGGTCTCACTGAAGAACACTGAAGATAATTTTTTTCTATAGACTGACTTCATAATTAATTCAAACAGCAGCCAAGGAAAATAACATGACAATGCACTCAGAGATAAGGGCTCAATAACCTGGTTCGTATGGTGCTGGTAACTCATGAGAGATGATACCCAACCCACAGGACTATTATGTTAAACAACACCCCTGTACTGTATAGAGTAGACTCTCCAATGTTAACATAAGTTCCCATACTATTTAGGTAGGTAACCTGCTTGACAATATCTTGACTAGCAGACACTTCCTCTGCAAAGGATTAAGGCAATGGTGCCTTAGTGTCTAATTTTGAACAAGACAGTTATTAAGGATTCTCAGCAAATGAACAGGCCTAGCCCTGGCAGCACAAAGGGACAGCTGCAACCCACATGAAACCAGTTCTCTCCAGAGCTCGAGAGGAAGAGAAAATCTCCAAAAGGAGAACAGCCTTTTAAAAACTCAAAGGCTGAGAACTTTAAAAGGGAGGAACAAAAGGGACAGGACATACTTTTGGAAAAAGAGGGGACCTTCTAAGTTGCCAAAGCACCATCTGAGGCTTCACCAGAAGTGTAGTCCAGGAAAAAGGGGAGTTGGAACCCTGAAAGGACACTGGCCAAAATCCCAAAGAATGctcaagagtgatcaggaaactgaggcagagggtttgTGACCAGGAAGTGTCAGAGATGCCACAGATGGTGGCTAGAGCCTACCCAGTGACCAGGGGGAGCTCAAAATCACACAGGCCCAGCATGTGGGTCCAAATACAATAGCCAGGTTGAGTTTCCAATAGGAGGAGCTTTACCAGGGCTATGACACCTATTAAGGGATTCATTTTCACCCTACATGCCCATTAAACCTAATGGTGTGTACATAAAAATATCAAGGTGGCAGACTCTGAAACGTTAAACAGATGACTCAGTCATCTAATCACATCAACCTGAAATGACAAaaagaatgattttttaaaaaaataataacagaCCAAATGTTAGTCTACATCTCctagaccagattctgatctcagttatacaaGAGTACACTTGGAGTGAATCTACCCATTTCAGAgcctccagatttacatcagcgtCACCAAATTGAAAGCCTAGTCTGAATTTCATTAAACAtgtgttttattcatttttaagcaTTTCATTTAACCTTTAAGACAAAAATAAAGTGTATACAAGGATCAGTCACCTCACAGAAGTGCATACA
The DNA window shown above is from Natator depressus isolate rNatDep1 chromosome 12, rNatDep2.hap1, whole genome shotgun sequence and carries:
- the MEAK7 gene encoding MTOR-associated protein MEAK7, whose amino-acid sequence is MGNVESSCYENHLSRFLPEEKTDIDEVFDTLSGSDGSGGLKTGKATRKAVTLAMLKAHVQEALPEQMTFRLYSGMKSVDLTGKSSGSSEQIVKEQFIIFMSALLKGNVEEKSSIIMRMISSTEGPVKGKQIQEFTEDVITSVVHVLSYRNLLKGWNLGKTQDPTSGVKVLASQLLSELKLEDGKKLAGPPLMDAMCDQTTIANWVFQVPQISTFLSVIIRQGLLVLHSLPDQANNIVNLVPKCKGIKGSGFVSLLDIPSIIYINSHLPSELQHKWRLLFSSRVHGESFSQLCGQIINKGPCILVLKDLDGYIFGGFASESWEVKPQFQGDNRCFLFSISPSLMVHPYTGYNDHYMYLNHGQQTIPNGLGMGGQHDYFGLWIDSNYGKGHSKAKPRCTTYNSPQLSANENFTLDAMEVWAVGDLPESAVMKGKKSILDTDPEAQALLEMTGKSRQSDGLREQIEEDDDN